Genomic segment of Myxococcus stipitatus:
CTGGCTGGGGCAGCCGTTGGTCATCGCGGAGGTGGTGGCGGGCATCGTGCTCGGCCCGTCTCTGCTGGGATGGCTGGCGCCGGACCTGATGAACACGCTGTTCCCCCCCAGCTCGATGCCCGCGCTGACGATGCTCAGCCAGGTGGGGCTGGTGCTGTTCATGTTCCTCATCGGGTTGGAGCTGGACCCGCGGCTGTTGAAGGGGCGGGGCCATGCGTCGGTGGCCATCAGCCACACGAGCATCGTGGTGCCCTTCGCGCTGGGCGCGGCGGCGGCGGCGCTCTGGCTCTACAAGGACCTGTCGGACCCGAGCGTGCCCTTCTCCTCGTTCGTGCTCTTCATGGGCGTGTCGATGAGCATCACAGCGTTCCCGGTGCTCGCGCGCATCCTCACGGAGCGGGGGCTGTTGCAGTCGCGCGTGGGCGCCATCGCGATTACGTGCGCGGCGGTGGATGACGTCACGGCGTGGTGTCTGCTCGCCTTCGTGGTGTCCATCGTCCGGGCCTCGGACCTGATGCACGCGGGGCTCACCACGCTGCTGGCCATGGGCTACATCGCCTTCATGCTGCTGGCGGTGCGGCCGTTCCTCGCGCGGCTGGGCGCGCGCGTGGCGAGCCGGGAGGGCCTGACGCAGAACGTGGTGGCCGGCACGCTGCTGCTCCTGCTCGCGTCCGCGTGGGCGACGGAGCTCATCGGCATCCACGCCCTCTTCGGGGCCTTCCTCTTCGGCGCCGTCATCCCCAAGGAGGGCGGGCTGGCGGAGGCGCTGGCGGAGAAGCTGGAGGACGTGGCGGTGGTGCTGCTGTTGCCCGTCTTCTTCGCCTTCAGCGGCCTGCGCACGCAGATTGGCCTGCTCAACACGCCCGAGGCGTGGCTGACGTGCGGAGTCATCATCCTGCTGGCCTGCGTGGGCAAGTTCGGCGGCAGCGCGGTGGCGGCGCGGATGACGGGCATGCGCTGGCGCGAGGCGGGCGCCGTCGGCGTCCTGATGAACACGCGCGGGTTGATGGAGCTCATCGTCCTCAACCTGGGCCTGGACCTGGGCGTCATCTCGCCCACGCTCTTCACGATGATGGTGTTGATGGCGCTGGTGACCACGTTCATGACCACGCCGCTCTTGCGGTGGTTCTATCCCACCGAGGAGCTGGCGCTGGACCGGGTGACGTTCGAGTCCCCGCCCGCGCAGGGCACGGTGGCGCCCTACTCGATGCTGATGTGCATCTCCCACCAGCAGGCGGGGCCGGGCATGGCCAGCCTGGCCAAGGCGCTGTCCGCGGGAGGCGAGGCCTCGCAGTTCCACGCCCTGCACCTGGTGCATCCGGAGCGCGTCTCGCTGCGCGGCACGGAGACGGACGCCCTCGCCCCGGAGGTGGAGCCGGAGGGGGACGGAGTGCTCGCGCCGCTGCTGGGCCGGGCCGGGAAGCTGGGGTTGTCGGTGCGGCCCCTGTCCTTCGTGTCGACGGAGCCCGCGCAGGACATCTGCCGCACGGCGCAGGCGAAGCGCGCGGACCTGGTGCTGCTGGGCTGGCACAAGCCCTTGTTCAGCCAGACGGTGCTCGGCGGCACGGTGCACGAGGTGATGACCGCCGCGTCCGGCACCGTGGCGGTGCTGGTGGACCGGGGCTTCACGGACGTGAAGCGCGTGCTGGTGCCCTTCATCGGCAGCCGGCATGACCGGGCGGCGCTGAAGCTGGCGCACCGGCTCATGAAGCACGCGGGCGCGGAGGTCACCGTGCTGCACGTGACGTCGCGCGAGGGCAACAACGCGCGGGCGCAGGTGGAGGAGCTGTTCCCCTCGACGGAAGGGCCGGGCGTGCGGCTGAAGGTCGTGCGCAGCGAGACGCCCGAGGACGCCGCGCTCGAGGAGGTCCGTCAGGGCGACTACGACCTGGTGGTGGTGGGCATGGGCGCGCAGTGGGGCCTGGAGGACCGGCTGTTCGGCCTCCACCGCGAGCGCATCGTCCGCGACGCGCCGGGCTCGCTGCTGGTGGTGCATGAGCCCGAGCCGGTCGTGGAGGCCGCGACCGAGCCCGTGCCCGAGTCCGAGCCGGTGGCTCCGGCGGTGGCGACGAGGAGCTGAGGGCCATGCACCTGGGGGCCACACTGCGGCTGTTGCGCGTGGATGCGGGGCTGTCCCTAAGGGACCTGGCCCGCCGCATCGGCGTGTCGAGCGCGTACCTGAGCCGGGTGGAGAACGGCGTGGACGCGCCGCCCACGGTGGAGCGGCTGACGGCCATCGCCCGCGAGCTGGACGTGCCGCCCGCGCTGCTGATGGACGTGGCGAACCGGGTGAGCCCCTATGTCGCCGAGTACCTGGAGGACGTGCCGGGCTCCGGCACCCTCTTCCTGGAGCTGGCGCGCCGCCGGCTGACGGGCGCGCAGCTGGCCCGCGTGCGCGACTTCCTGGACGCGGAGTTCCCGGTGCGGGGCGGCGCCCACGGGGACGCGCCGGTGCCGGCGCTCGCGCCGCTGCTGGCGCCGGAGCGGGTGATGCTCCAGGTCTCCTGTGGCGGCTGGGAGGACGTGGTGGATGTCGTGGCGGGCCGGCTGGCGGCGGCCCTGCCGGGCGTGGACGCCGCGCGGCTGGTGGAGGGCTTGAGCCAGCTCGACGGCCTCTCCTCGTGCTCCGTGGGCGGCGGGGTGGCGGTGCCCCACGTCTTCCTGCCCGGCGTGCCGTCGGTGGTGGCGCTGGTGACGCTGGCGAAGGGCCTGCGGGTGGACACGCCCGACGGCCGTCCCTTGCGCCTGGTGGTGGCGGCGGTGGACGGCGAGCGAGGCCGCGCGAGGCTCATCCGCATGGCCCACGTGGCGCGGCTGGCGGCGCGAGGGCTGGCGGAGCGCCTGGACGAGGCCCGGCAGCCCGCGCAGGTGCTGGCGGCGCTGGAGGAGCTGGAAGCGCTGCGCTGAAGAGGGGCTGCGCTCAGTTCGCGCGCTGGAGCCAGCCCACCCAGTCACCCAGCTCGCGGTAGCCCAGCTTGCGGTACACGCTCCGGCCCTGCTCGGTGGCCTGGAGCACGGAGGCCTGGAGCCCACGCTCCCGGGCGCCGGAGAGCAGCCCGCGCATCACCTCCGAGGCCAGCCCCCGGCCCCGGGCCTCCGGCGCGGTGACGACCATGTACACGCCCGCGGTGTCGCCCACGTCCAGCGCGAAGCCACACGCCAGGGGCACGCCCGCCTCGCGCGCCACCAGCGTGTGCACGGGCAGGAGGGGCGGCCGCTGCCAGACGGTGAGGATGTCCTCCCACTTCCCCCAGACGCGGGTGTTGAGCGCCACCATCTCGTCCTGGAGGGGCGTGTGCACCAGGGGGAAGGTGGGCGGGTCCTCGGGGAGGTCCGCCAGGGCCAGGCCCATGGCCGGGATGCGGCTCTCCGGGCGGTAGCCGGCGGCGCCCAGGATGCGGCCTCCCTCGGTGTCCCCGGGCAGGACGTTCACGCTCCAGGCGGGGATGCCCTGGCTCCGGAAGTACGCCTCCAGCGCGGGCAGGCCCCGGTCCAGCGCCTGGGGCGAGGCGAAGTAGGCCTGCTGGAAGTGGGACTCGGTGGGGTGCTCGGGGAGACAGAAGGCGTCCAGACCGGGGGCGCTCCAGTGGCGCAGCAGGCCGCGCTCCCGCTGGAGGTGCTTGAAGGCGATGACGTTGGCGCGCAGCCGGTCGTTCAGTTCGGCATCGGTCATGGGGTGCCCACAGCGTAGGCGGGCCCCGCTGGGAGGCGAACAACGGCGTGCTCAAAAGCGCGCGTCCGTCCTCCAGGAGGGTTAGGGTGCGCCCTCACGCATGAGCAGCCCGCGCTTCTTCGCCTTCGACCCCCGCGCCACCCGCATCGCCCTCTTCCTGGGGGCGTGTGTCCTGGCGGTGCTGACCGCCTGGGCCCTGGCCAATGCCCGCGACGGGGGCGGCGTCCAGGACATGGCCCGCGCGGGGGTCTCCGCGGGCCTGATGTTCGCCTTCCTCGTCGCCCTGCACCGGCTGCGTCCCCGCTCCGGCTGGGGCGTCACCCTGGACGCCCGGGGCGTGCGCGTGGCCCGCCCCTTCAGCTCCCGCGAGCTGGACTTGCACTGGGGCCAGATTGATTCGGTGCGCCGGCTTGGCAGGAAGGGTGACGTGCTGGGTTTGTTCCTGAAGGAAGAGGGTCGAGTGCTCGTCACCCGGCATCTCTTTGCCCGCAAGGCTGTTTTCGATGAGCTGCTCGCGGCGCTGGAGGACCGCCTCCCGCCACCGCGACTCGACGCTTGACCTCCCGGTTTCCGGGCGCCGCCGTCCAAGGGGCCGGCCAAGCGATTTTCACGAATATTTACGCAGCTTTGCGAGGGCTCGTTACTCTTGTTCAGTGTGCCTCGAGATGGTAGGCACAGCCCTGTTGCAGAGCTCCTTTTCCCAAGGACAGCTTCACATGGAAAAGACGCCCGCTACCGGTGCCGCGGTCGCCCCGCCGCCCGGTGACTATGGGACCGACAGCATCACCAAGCTCGAAGGCCTGGAGGCGGTCCGCAAGCGCCCCGGCATGTACATCGGCGACACGATGACCTACGGGCTCCACAAGCTCGTGTACGAGGTCGTCGACAACGCCGTGGACGAGGCGCTCGCGGGCCACTGCACCGACATCAACGTCGTCATCCACGTGGACGGCTCGCTGAGCGTCCAGGACAACGGGCGCGGCATCCCCGTGGGGCCGCACCCCGACCCCAAGTTCAAGGGCAAGGACACGCTGGAAGTGGTCCTCACGGAGCTTCACGCGGGCAGCAAGTTCGGCAACGGGGCCTACAAGGTCTCCGGCGGCCTGCACGGCGTGGGC
This window contains:
- a CDS encoding cation:proton antiporter produces the protein MHANALTLLLVQLIVIIGVSRLIGRGTRWLGQPLVIAEVVAGIVLGPSLLGWLAPDLMNTLFPPSSMPALTMLSQVGLVLFMFLIGLELDPRLLKGRGHASVAISHTSIVVPFALGAAAAALWLYKDLSDPSVPFSSFVLFMGVSMSITAFPVLARILTERGLLQSRVGAIAITCAAVDDVTAWCLLAFVVSIVRASDLMHAGLTTLLAMGYIAFMLLAVRPFLARLGARVASREGLTQNVVAGTLLLLLASAWATELIGIHALFGAFLFGAVIPKEGGLAEALAEKLEDVAVVLLLPVFFAFSGLRTQIGLLNTPEAWLTCGVIILLACVGKFGGSAVAARMTGMRWREAGAVGVLMNTRGLMELIVLNLGLDLGVISPTLFTMMVLMALVTTFMTTPLLRWFYPTEELALDRVTFESPPAQGTVAPYSMLMCISHQQAGPGMASLAKALSAGGEASQFHALHLVHPERVSLRGTETDALAPEVEPEGDGVLAPLLGRAGKLGLSVRPLSFVSTEPAQDICRTAQAKRADLVLLGWHKPLFSQTVLGGTVHEVMTAASGTVAVLVDRGFTDVKRVLVPFIGSRHDRAALKLAHRLMKHAGAEVTVLHVTSREGNNARAQVEELFPSTEGPGVRLKVVRSETPEDAALEEVRQGDYDLVVVGMGAQWGLEDRLFGLHRERIVRDAPGSLLVVHEPEPVVEAATEPVPESEPVAPAVATRS
- a CDS encoding helix-turn-helix domain-containing protein; protein product: MHLGATLRLLRVDAGLSLRDLARRIGVSSAYLSRVENGVDAPPTVERLTAIARELDVPPALLMDVANRVSPYVAEYLEDVPGSGTLFLELARRRLTGAQLARVRDFLDAEFPVRGGAHGDAPVPALAPLLAPERVMLQVSCGGWEDVVDVVAGRLAAALPGVDAARLVEGLSQLDGLSSCSVGGGVAVPHVFLPGVPSVVALVTLAKGLRVDTPDGRPLRLVVAAVDGERGRARLIRMAHVARLAARGLAERLDEARQPAQVLAALEELEALR
- a CDS encoding GNAT family N-acetyltransferase — its product is MTDAELNDRLRANVIAFKHLQRERGLLRHWSAPGLDAFCLPEHPTESHFQQAYFASPQALDRGLPALEAYFRSQGIPAWSVNVLPGDTEGGRILGAAGYRPESRIPAMGLALADLPEDPPTFPLVHTPLQDEMVALNTRVWGKWEDILTVWQRPPLLPVHTLVAREAGVPLACGFALDVGDTAGVYMVVTAPEARGRGLASEVMRGLLSGARERGLQASVLQATEQGRSVYRKLGYRELGDWVGWLQRAN